In Candidatus Cloacimonadota bacterium, a genomic segment contains:
- a CDS encoding T9SS type A sorting domain-containing protein — MVPAGTVQIILFRQPYGDLSHFGFTAEGEPCLPGDHVIDPEGYTAFNQLVEINSGAYVLWGRSAYGGCGSSPMLYLQKVYRAPGSGETPEPELLLPQSIYPNPFTHQASIELLSNTPTLRQVKVRVFNIRGQLVSEIIREDLSFGVNLIDWDGKDTQGRDAAPGIYFFRVDPGAGKSQVLRAARIK; from the coding sequence GTGGTTCCCGCCGGCACGGTACAGATCATCCTGTTCCGGCAACCCTACGGAGATCTCAGCCATTTCGGCTTCACCGCGGAAGGTGAGCCCTGCCTCCCCGGCGATCATGTCATCGATCCGGAAGGATACACCGCCTTCAACCAACTGGTGGAGATCAACTCCGGCGCCTATGTGTTGTGGGGAAGGTCAGCCTACGGCGGATGCGGCTCCTCGCCAATGCTGTACCTGCAAAAAGTCTATCGCGCGCCCGGCAGCGGGGAAACTCCGGAACCAGAGCTCTTGCTGCCCCAAAGCATTTATCCCAACCCCTTCACCCACCAGGCATCCATCGAGCTCCTCAGCAACACCCCGACCCTGCGCCAGGTCAAAGTCAGAGTGTTCAATATCAGAGGGCAACTGGTGTCTGAAATCATCAGAGAAGACCTTTCCTTCGGCGTCAATTTGATCGATTGGGACGGTAAAGACACTCAGGGGCGCGATGCTGCCCCGGGCATTTACTTTTTCAGGGTCGATCCGGGCGCAGGCAAATCCCAGGTCCTGCGCGCCGCGCGGATCAAGTAA